CTGTTTTGCGAGCAGGGGTAGGAATGTTCCGGCATCGGACACGATACCAATTGCCTGTGTCGTGCCACGGTCCATCAGTTTGGTAAGATGGGCAGGATTGATGTCCACGCAGACCGTCTTGACTTTTGAAGGCAGGCAGTTGCCGACAGCGATGGAGTGGAGGAGAGTTGCAATCATTAACACCATGCTGCACCCTTCGATATGCTTGCGCATTGCATCCTGCGCTTCCATGACATCCTGAATTACATCAGGTAAAGGCCCGTCGTCCCGGATAGACCCGGCAAGGACGAATGGGATATTCTTCTTGACACATTCATACATTATCCCGCTTTTTATTACCCCATTGTCAACGGCATTCTTTATTGATCCCGCTCTCATGATCTCGCTTATCGCATAGAGATGATGTTTATGACCGCCCATGACGGGTTTTCCCGTTGAAATATCCATTCCGAGGGAAGTACCATAGATATTATACTCGATATCGTGAGTAGGCAGGGCATTGCCCGCAAAAAGGACATCGATATACCCTTTATGGATCAGTTCCGCCAAGGCTTTGTCCGCTCCGGTATGGATGATCGCAGGTCCCCCGACAACTGCAATTTTTCCTCCCTTCTTCCGGACGTCAAGAATTTCCCGGGCGATCCGGGCAATGAGGGTCTCACTGGGTCGTTCGGAAGATACCGTGCCATGCATGAACTCAAATGTGCTCTCCTCGCGGGGACGTTCAGGATAATTCACACTTACTCCCTGTTCCCCGACAATAACCAGATCCCCTTTGCGGATTTTTCCCAAGGCAACAGCTGCTGCACGTTTCTTTTTTGGATCCACGACAATGAGAAAATCCATCTCTATTGATTCTACCGGAATCCACTCGCCCTGGTATTTAATTTCCGTGGGATGATTAGAGGTTGTATAGAATCCCTTGGGGACAACGCGATCCGCTTCCGCTGCGACAAGGAAGACATCCTTGACTTCGACCGGGCGGGCACCGAGACGATGAACTTCGGACAGGATAGAACGGAGGTTCTCATTACTTGAGGCGTTGATCCGGAGGCGGGCATAACTCGGGTCGGTCTTCTTCTTACCTATATCAAAGACCAGGATCTCATAGTTGCCGCCCATATCCATGACCCGGTCGAAGAGCTGTGTCATAATCCCGGAGTCTATGATATGACCCCGCAGCTCTATCTCCTGCGACTCTCCCATAATACCATGATCTTGGTGATGCACCTTAATATGCATTCCTGACTAATGTGACTGAATTTGAGCCCGTTTTTGGTTTAATGTCACGGATTAGAAAGAATTTTTTAAATTATGAAAATGGTTTTCCTGCAGATTTCGTAACAGGATTTTGCCGGATAAAAATCTCAGCTTCAGCAAGATCAGCTTTCGTATTAATATTAAGAGCCAGGCGGGGTTCTTCTAAAAGCAGCTGAAACTCATCCTGGGGTTGGTCAATAAGTGCACCATGCAGGATATTTACTCCCGCCGGGCAAACCATAACACCGAGTATCTCTTCGCGGTAAGGCATACCCTCCCGACAGGATTTTACCATTGCTGCAGGCACCCAGGCAGAACAGGCATCTTTTCCGCTGGAACGATGCGCATCAGAAATCGTACTGATGATATCCGAGGTAATGCAGGGAAGATCGGAAGCACTGATAAACACCGGTCCTTCATCTTCGAGCATACCAACCGCTTGTACCATATCTTCCACATACCCGGTACCAGCAGTTTTACAGAATTCAATGCCATGGGCCCGACACCAGTTCTGGGTCATCGGTGTCCGGAATGAGGTTGCTATAACGGGTTTGCACCCGGCATCTTCAAACGCATCAACCACGTAGGAAACCAAGGGTTGTCCACAGATCAAAATAAGCGGTTTTTCCCCAAGGTTAAGCCTGCTTCCTGCACCCCCTGCCATGATCAGGGCGTGCATGCCGCTAAAGCCTCCATGAGCAGAAGATTTTCTTCCCGGGTCCTGACTGCAACGCGAATATGGGTAGGCATCCCAAAGGATGTGCAGTTCCTAACAAGAATCAGGCGCCCCTCCAGGCACTCGCAAATCTTTGTGGCATCACGATAACATTCCACAAGAATATAATTTACTGATGAGGGGTGACAGTGGAATCCCAGCGCTTCAATCTCCTGGGAGAGCCAGTCACGTTCCTTCCGTATTCGGTCTCGCGATACCTTAAGATCATCCATATGGAGAAGCGCCTCCATGGCAAAAGCCTCGGCAAAGGAATTCACGCTCCAGGGAGAACGGGATATTTCTATCTTCTCAACCAGATCCGGGTCCCCAAATCCAAAACCGAACCTGATTCCCGGAACCGAAAAACTTTTTGTTATTGAATGCAGGACAAAGAGATTTGAGTCATTGACGCCGGAAAGACTCTGGTCAGGATCAGAAAGGTCAATAAAAGCTTCATCGCAAAAGAGCATCCCGCCATGCGATCTCATATCGGCAAGTTTCTGTACCAGACTCTTTTTTTCCTGTAATATACCGGTTGGATTGTTGGGATTGCAGATGAACGAGACATCTGCCATCGCAGGATTATCCACAGGTGTAGCTCCTGCAAGACGTGCAGAAAGTGCATATTCACCAAATGTCGGGGATTCACAAAAAAAATGTTTATCCCCGCGAAGCACGACAGAGCAAAACGCCCTGATCAACTCTATCGAACCGTTGCCTACACAAATCTCCTCGGGGTCGCGATGGAATATTGCACCAATTCGTTCCTTAAGTTCATGGTAGGAGTCGTCCGGATACGAAGCAAGGAGTGCCGGATCGCAGTGCCAGGCAAACTGTGGGGGAAAGGGATTGACACTCGCGCTGAAATCCAGCACACTTTTCCGGGTTTTTTCGAGCTGGCGCTTTCCAGTCCCCCCATGAACCACTCGTTTAGGAAAATCAAGAGTCACAAAAATCCCTCCTTTTCTAGAATACTTAGTCTGGCTGTCTTAAATTCGTTTTGAGAATGTCTGACAACCAAAGGAGAAGGTATTTATACCTAGATGTTTTATTTAGATTCATCTGGTTAAGTCAGACACTAAGACACCCTTTGTCTGACATATGAATGACAAATGACAGACATATGTCAGAAATGTGAGGTAAAATGATGCAAAGAATCACGCTCCGATTGCCTGAACAGCAAATCAATCTGCTACAACAGATAGTAGACACGGGAGAATATCCCAACATTTCTGAAGCTGTTCGGGCTGCGGTCCGCGAACTTGTTGAAAAACGTGCAAACCGTGTCTTAAAGGAGAGCGACCAGGTTTCATTCAAGGTTTGAGAGGGTAAAAATGCAGAGCATTATTAACGACGCTTTAAAAAATGCTGACCTAGAAAAAGAGATGAAAAAGGCCAGCACATCAAATGAAACGGATGACGACTTCTGCGGACAGCCACGCATCGTAATTATCGGATGCGGAGGCGCTGGCAACAACACCGTAAACCGTATCCACCACATGGGTGTTTCCGGTGCAGAGACGATCGCAATCAACACTGACAAGCAGCACCTGGACATGATCCAGGCCGACAAACGTATCCTTATCGGTAAATCATTAACCAAAGGTCTCGGCGCCGGTGGATACCCCGATGTCGGTAAACGTGCAGCAGAGATGGCTCGCCCCACCCTTGAGGCAATCCTGGAATCAGCAGACCTTGTCTTTATCACAGCAGGTATGGGAGGAGGTACCGGTACCGGTTCAGCTCCCGTTGTTGCATCCATTGCAAAAGAGCAGGGCGCAATCGTAGTCGGCATGGTCAGCTACCCGTTCCAGGTAGAAAAGGCCCGCTTGATCCGTGCAGAAGAAGGTCTTGAGGCACTTGCAGCAGCAGCAGACTCCGTGATTGTTCTCGATAACAACCGGTTGAAGAACTTCGTCCCGAACCTCCCGTTAGGCCAGGCATTCTCCGTAATGGACCAGCTCATCGGTGAGACCGTCAAGGGAATTTCAGAAACAATCACTGAGCCATCACTCATCAACATTGACTATGCAGATGTCCGCGCCATCATGTCAAAGGGCGGCGTTGCAGTCATGCTCGTTGGAGAGAGCAAGCAGCAGAACAAGGCAGAAAGCGTAGTCCGCGAATGCTTAAGCAACCCGATGCTCGACATCGACTACCGCGGCGCAACCGGCAGCCTGATCCACATCACCGGTGGCACTGACCTTACCTTACAGGATGCAGAAGAAGTTGCAACCTCACTCACGTACGAGCTCGACCCCCACGCAGATGTCATCTGGGGCGCCCGTGTGCGCAGTGACATGGAAGGCAAGATCCGTGTACTCGCGATCATGACCGGTGTCAAGAGCGCGCAGATCCTCGGTTCACGCCAGTCCTACAAGACCATGGTCAATGATATTGAAAACAAGCGTTCAAACCCCAAGGCAGTTGAGATGCCTCAAAGCAGAAGAGGCGGCAGGGACCAGCCCAGTGGCGGCGGCGTTCTTGAATGGGTCGGTTAAGCATACCGGAACAATTGTTAACACACCAAATTTCCAAACTCCAGTAATTCAGGGAAATGTTGGCATCATCCAACTACCAACATCCTTTTTGTAATGATTCTGTAAAACCAGAGTCAATTGTTACTGATAACCAATTGATGTCACTTCGATGAATGTGGCGAAACGCTTAATTATTCCCCAATCCTTTAAAATATAGTACATTCGATCTGTCCTTCACTGGGAGGAGAGGGGTTTTGCTTTTCAAGAAAAGTGAGACCCGGGTATCGGGAGTTGAACATCATGAACAGAGTGTTGAACAAAGACTTCGCATCGAAGTCTCATTCGAAATATACGCTGGTTACATTTTCTGATGTTTTTCACCCTGCATCCTGTATGCAGAGTTGGTATTTGAGTAACAAAGGAGAGACAGGTTTTCTGCTCTTTTTAGTAAATAAACTCCTTACAATTCATGCACTTCCCGGACAGGAAAATCTGATGAGGAGCTGTAACGCATGTTGAATGACCTTATGGAAAAAAGAAAAAAAACTCTTGCCGAGTCTGAAGAACACAAAAACCACCGCAACGAACTGAATGCATCTGCAAGCAAGTTTGCCCGCGAAAGAAACACGCTCAACAACCAGACAAGGGAGTTTGTAGAAGAAGCGCAGAAAAACAAGGATCTCCGGGATAAATATAACCAGGATGTCCTTGATGTCAAGGCCCAGCGCAATGATTTTAACGATAAAGCAAACGTTCTTTTCGAAGATATTGAATCCTTTAAAAAGGAACATGGCTCTGCAAAAAGCCGCGGCACCAAAGAACTCCAGAAACAGATAGAGTTCATGGAGTACCGCCAGCAGACCGAGGTTTTCACCACCGATAAGGAACGCGAACTGATCGATAAGATCAAGCAGATGAAAAGCCAGGTGCGGGAACAGGAAGCCGAGTTCGAGCAGAACAAAGAGATGCGCACCAAGATTACTGATGCACGCGAATTTCGCAAGCAGGCATCCGATCTGCACGCAAAAGTAACTGAAGTCGCAGAACTTGCCCAGAAGCACCACGACCTCATGGTCGAATCTTACCGAAAGGCTGACAAATCACGCGAAGCCGCCGACGCAGCACACAAGAGTTTTGTCGAGGCACAGGAATCCGCAGATTCCGAGCACAAGTTCTTTATTGCCTGCCAGAAGGAACTTCGCGATTACGATAAGGTCATATCAGGTCTGCGCAAGAAGACCAAGAAAGTCAAGGTCTCCAAAGAGCAGAAAGCGGTCAGGAAAGAAGCAGAGAGCCTGTTTAAGAATTTCCGGGCCGGAGAAAAACTCACTACCGACGATATTTTACTCCTCCAGCGCTCAAAACTCATCTAATTTTTTTACCTTACTTTTTTCTCCGTCAGTAACGGTTTAATAGGTTTACTGCAATTTTATATTAGTAATGACGCAAGGGCGGACATTGGTTCTCAGTGTCGATCGGGATGATGATATCGGCTGGAAAGGAAAAATAGACAGCCCAGTCATTGGCCGAGCGGCGACGGTAAAAGCAGCGAATACGTTAGCCCTTGCCGACCCTGAGGATTCCGATGTCAATGCAATCTTCATGGCCGTCAAAATCTACGATGAACTCACTGGCAAGGGTGAAGATGCGGCCATTGCCGTGGTTGCAGGAAATCACCTGCACATGATAGAAGGGGATCGCCGGATTGCAACCGCACTGGAACAGGTAATACAGGAAACCCAGGCAACTAACTGTATCCTTGTTTCGGATGGCGCTGAAGATGAATACGTTGTTCCCATCATCCAGTCAAAAATCCCTGTGACCTCCATAACACGGGTCATCGTCAACCAGATGCCCAATCTCGAAGGCACCTATTATATCTTAAAGAAATTATTCGATGATCCGAAGATCTCCCGCATGATCTTCATCCCGCTCGGGCTTGCGATGCTGCTCTATGCTTCAGCCTACCTGCTCGGGTATCCCGGGACTGCCACTATCATTGTGGTGGGTGTTATCGGGTGTTACCTGCTCTACAAGGGATTCGGGTTCGATGAAATTGTCCATGGCACCCTCGATGCACTGCGCATCTCCCTCTCGCGGGGAAGGTTCTCGTTCATCACCTACTCAACGACAATCCTACTCGTTATCATCGGGTTTACCACGGGCTTTATCAACGTCTTAAAATATTATTCAACGGACGCGAGTCTTGGTATCCTGCAGTACCTGATGACATTTATTTTTGGTTCTGTCGAATGGCTGATTGTTGCCGGACTGGTAACATCCATTGGTATAATTATCGATGTGTATGCCAATGAACGCGAAGCACTCGGAAAAGTGATCGTCTTTCCCTTCTTTGTCACGGCCCTTGGTCTCATTCTCTACGGAGCCAGCGTATACATTCTGGCAATCGTCAGCAGCCTTCCCGATTTCCCGCTGAATGCAACAGAAGCACAAAGTGCTATCATGTACTCAACCATAGTGGGCATCATATCTGCCGTGCTGGGAGTTGTTGTCCAGTATTTTGTGAATAAGAAAATGACAGAACTCCGCAAGCAGGAAATTATCGAAGTAATATAATCTTTTTCCCGATGCAAAAAAACAAGAATTTCTCAATATCTTTTTATCACAATAAATCCGGTTGTTTACCGATATTACAGAGTCAGCGATTGAAGATCTGACAAGAGACAACCTGCAATCCGGTTGTAACAGGAAAAATATTCCGGCCGGGGTTCACAGGTAATAGACAACTGCATGGTTTTGGAATCACTGAAGTATTCTTTCGGCCTGGATACAGTGATACTTTAAAACAGGAACAACCCCCCAATCCGGACTGGATATCGTATTTCAATTTCCCCTGCATAAATCAGGAAATAATCCCTGGAAAACAGGGTTCCTGAATGAAGAGAAGCCGGTTAGTGGGGCCGACCAGCAGAGAGCAAACGTTCAGGAGGGGGCGCAGGGAACTCATCTTTGTTGGCGGAGAAATACCCCATGCCGGCCGGAAACTCTTTTACCATAGTAAAGTTGCGCGAAACCTGGGGTGTCTCGATCGTAAGCGTGGGGATGGCAACATTGAATTCGTGAGATGGATACCAGTATATCCCATTGCCATACGCAAATGCCGCGTCATCCACGGTAAAATCTGCACTGGAAAGATCAATGCGTTTTATCTGGGCTGTGTCATAATTGAGAATCTTTAACAGCTTGTTCTTGAGATCCTGTTTTCCCAGTAAAAAAAAGATGAACCGCGTGCCTTCATCAACGGTATAATTCACATGGATGGCGGCAGTCCCGTTGTCAAGCCGTACAGTCACATCCTCAATCTTCAGGTACCCGTAGCGCTCTTCATTGGCGGCGAATGCCGGGGTGGCGATGCCCAATATAAGAATAAACAGCAGCGCGATGGCACGGGCTCGCATAGCAATACAAATTCGTGAATACCACATAAATGGTTTTGGGTAGAATCGTGAGAAAATTATCGGATTAAAATAAATTTACGCCGGAAAATATAGAGAAATATTATTTATTATTTAACCAGGATGATCTCAATGCTCGAAACATTGGTCTTGCCTGAATCGGTATCAATGACTTCAGTTGAAGTCACAATC
The sequence above is drawn from the Methanomicrobiales archaeon HGW-Methanomicrobiales-1 genome and encodes:
- the ftsZ gene encoding cell division protein FtsZ, with translation MQSIINDALKNADLEKEMKKASTSNETDDDFCGQPRIVIIGCGGAGNNTVNRIHHMGVSGAETIAINTDKQHLDMIQADKRILIGKSLTKGLGAGGYPDVGKRAAEMARPTLEAILESADLVFITAGMGGGTGTGSAPVVASIAKEQGAIVVGMVSYPFQVEKARLIRAEEGLEALAAAADSVIVLDNNRLKNFVPNLPLGQAFSVMDQLIGETVKGISETITEPSLINIDYADVRAIMSKGGVAVMLVGESKQQNKAESVVRECLSNPMLDIDYRGATGSLIHITGGTDLTLQDAEEVATSLTYELDPHADVIWGARVRSDMEGKIRVLAIMTGVKSAQILGSRQSYKTMVNDIENKRSNPKAVEMPQSRRGGRDQPSGGGVLEWVG
- a CDS encoding phosphoserine phosphatase, yielding MLNDLMEKRKKTLAESEEHKNHRNELNASASKFARERNTLNNQTREFVEEAQKNKDLRDKYNQDVLDVKAQRNDFNDKANVLFEDIESFKKEHGSAKSRGTKELQKQIEFMEYRQQTEVFTTDKERELIDKIKQMKSQVREQEAEFEQNKEMRTKITDAREFRKQASDLHAKVTEVAELAQKHHDLMVESYRKADKSREAADAAHKSFVEAQESADSEHKFFIACQKELRDYDKVISGLRKKTKKVKVSKEQKAVRKEAESLFKNFRAGEKLTTDDILLLQRSKLI
- a CDS encoding TIGR00300 family protein; translation: MGESQEIELRGHIIDSGIMTQLFDRVMDMGGNYEILVFDIGKKKTDPSYARLRINASSNENLRSILSEVHRLGARPVEVKDVFLVAAEADRVVPKGFYTTSNHPTEIKYQGEWIPVESIEMDFLIVVDPKKKRAAAVALGKIRKGDLVIVGEQGVSVNYPERPREESTFEFMHGTVSSERPSETLIARIAREILDVRKKGGKIAVVGGPAIIHTGADKALAELIHKGYIDVLFAGNALPTHDIEYNIYGTSLGMDISTGKPVMGGHKHHLYAISEIMRAGSIKNAVDNGVIKSGIMYECVKKNIPFVLAGSIRDDGPLPDVIQDVMEAQDAMRKHIEGCSMVLMIATLLHSIAVGNCLPSKVKTVCVDINPAHLTKLMDRGTTQAIGIVSDAGTFLPLLAKQLELQSAAAKK
- a CDS encoding class I and II aminotransferase; translation: MTLDFPKRVVHGGTGKRQLEKTRKSVLDFSASVNPFPPQFAWHCDPALLASYPDDSYHELKERIGAIFHRDPEEICVGNGSIELIRAFCSVVLRGDKHFFCESPTFGEYALSARLAGATPVDNPAMADVSFICNPNNPTGILQEKKSLVQKLADMRSHGGMLFCDEAFIDLSDPDQSLSGVNDSNLFVLHSITKSFSVPGIRFGFGFGDPDLVEKIEISRSPWSVNSFAEAFAMEALLHMDDLKVSRDRIRKERDWLSQEIEALGFHCHPSSVNYILVECYRDATKICECLEGRLILVRNCTSFGMPTHIRVAVRTREENLLLMEALAACTP
- a CDS encoding ribbon-helix-helix protein, CopG family gives rise to the protein MMQRITLRLPEQQINLLQQIVDTGEYPNISEAVRAAVRELVEKRANRVLKESDQVSFKV
- a CDS encoding 5-deoxyadenosylcobinamide phosphate nucleotidyltransferase — encoded protein: MHALIMAGGAGSRLNLGEKPLILICGQPLVSYVVDAFEDAGCKPVIATSFRTPMTQNWCRAHGIEFCKTAGTGYVEDMVQAVGMLEDEGPVFISASDLPCITSDIISTISDAHRSSGKDACSAWVPAAMVKSCREGMPYREEILGVMVCPAGVNILHGALIDQPQDEFQLLLEEPRLALNINTKADLAEAEIFIRQNPVTKSAGKPFS